The proteins below are encoded in one region of Polypterus senegalus isolate Bchr_013 chromosome 2, ASM1683550v1, whole genome shotgun sequence:
- the LOC120524335 gene encoding olfactory receptor 6N1-like, producing the protein MSGTNQTPSSVTEFIIVGFPGIQGQDAKTMLSGVFLTLYLLTFVSNLLMIVIFAMDESLHSPMYTLICSLAFLDLIVVSVTVPKMVAVFMFDFNIISFNSCFTQLLFHHGLVVAESFLLGLMAYDRYLAICHPLHYPNIMTNFGVVKKIICCWIGGFLGPTIPLILALRLPFCGPNKVAHCFCDHVSVIRLACAETVVNNYVALSISLCTLFFPLLYILYSYIKIVKSVLKIASSEEYVKTFSTCVTHIVVISVFFLTAASVYISYRIPGTSTDMRIMAALIQNMIPPLMNPIIYCLRTKEIRKSFMKTLRRKTILTTLR; encoded by the coding sequence ATGTCAGGAACAAACCAGACTCCTTCATCCGTAACGGAATTCATCATTGTTGGCTTTCCAGGGATCCAGGGTCAAGATGCAAAGACGATGTTGTCTGGAGTCTTCCTGACATTGTATTTGCTTACTTTTGTGAGCAATCTTCTGATGATAGTTATATTTGCGATGGATGAATCTCTTCACTCACCAATGTACACGCTCATCTGCAGTTTAGCTTTTTTGGACTTAATTGTTGTTTCAGTCACAGTTCCTAAAATGGTAGCAGTCTTCATGTTTGATTTTAACATCATCTCGTTTAATTCTTGTTTTACTCAGCTTTTATTCCACCATGGTCTAGTGGTAGCAGAATCTTTTCTGCTTGGTCTAATGGCTTATGACCGATATCTTGCTATTTGTCATCCTTTGCACTACCCTAACATTATGACAAATTTTGGGGTTGTCAAAAAAATCATTTGCTGTTGGATAGGTGGCTTTCTTGGCCCAACAATTCCTCTAATTCTAGCTCTCCGGTTGCCTTTCTGTGGACCCAATAAAGTTGCCCATTGTTTTTGTGATCATGTCTCTGTAATACGACTTGCCTGTGCCGAAACTGTTGTCAATAACTATGTCGCTCTATCCATATCTCTGTGCACATTGTTCTTCCCACTACTATATATCCTGTATTCCtacattaaaattgttaaatCGGTATTGAAGATCGCCAGCTCTGAAGAATACGTGAAGACTTTCTCCACCTGCGTCACGCACATTGTCGTCATTTCTGTCTTCTTTTTGACTGCTGCCAGCGTTTACATTTCCTACCGAATTCCAGGTACATCTACGGACATGAGGATCATGGCAGCACTTATTCAGAATATGATTCCACCTCTAATGAACCCAATAATATATTGCCTTAGAACAAAAGAGATTAGGAAGAGCTTTATGAAAACTCTGAGaagaaaaacaatacttacaacaTTAAGgtaa